The nucleotide window TATCAGGGATCTCAAATCCAAACTCTTCCTCCAATGCCATCACAACCTCCACATTGTCCAAACTGTCTAACCCGAGATCGTTAATAAAATGGGCTTTGGGTGTTACCTGCAACCACCAAACCACAGTTACTTAATTCACAGAAAAAGCCCATTTCTCAAACACAATACATCGAATCAGATAGGCCTCAACTACTCATTCCAATGAAACCATCGGAGAAAGTTACCTTTGAGGGATCGACTCTTTGAAAGTTTTTGACGACAGAGATAACGCGATCTGTCACGTCAGATTTGTCTAGAAACGATCCTCTTACTTCCTCCGAGAAAAGACGAAGAAGTGCGAAGCTCGAAGGGAGTGCAGGTGATGGATTGACGTTGACTCTAAGGTATCGAAGCAGAGCATTTCTCGCCGCCATCGCTGTGTTTCAGAAGGACAACCCTGGAGGCGTTTCTCTCTACTCTACTACTCTCTCTTCAACGAGATTTTGCTTTATTGTTAGATCCTAAACGACGTCGTACACTATGTAGTGGACATTTCTTTTCAGGCCTACCTAACTAATTCGGCACACTTTATTATCCAATACCGGATTTTCGTAGTGGTGTTAATTTGGGCTGGTCCGGCCCGACCAGTCCAAACCCGCTAAGTCCGTAAATATTTGAGTTCGATCTAACCTGGTccgaaaatattttgaaattagaaTTCAAAACTCAAGTCCGGTTTTTATAGGATTCTAGGGCTTTTCGGACTTTTTAAgcttttctaaaaataatttgttattATCACTTCTATTGTTTTAATACATgtaaattttcatttaaaaaaatagttttaatttttttattttaaaatataaaatgagtaAAAACTTTCTACTTTGTTAAAAGTGCTTTACTTTTTCGTAAactttaaaaacatattatattaaaaaaattaaatataaattaaaattaaatatataagagaacaaaatttatgataaactcggTCAAACGTTTCATACtttgtattttgaaataaaaaaaatatgttgtacaTAAAAGTTGCAACATTTAAAATGTGACACTTATAATGATCAAACAATAAAATGCATTAACaacttttatatttgttttattagagttcggataaaaatattaaaataatatatcaatgGTTAGGaatgattaataaaataagattGTACTCTTTTTTGTCcgatgaaacaaaaattagaccacatacaaaaaaaacacaaaagtgTATTCACTTCTTTATTGCACCAATTAAAAACTTTCATAAACTAGCAAaaagattaaaagaaaaaaaggaagtaAATACacagaaattaaaaattatacaaaacattggaaaatataaaatagtacaACACACGGTCATTGTTCCCATGGATCGTTGAATCAGTTCAGACAATGTTGAGGAACCATCTTGCCACGTGCAGAACCGTCAACATTTTTACATACCGCAGTGGAAGGACCACCCTCGACACCCTTATGCTCTAGGTTAATGTCAATTAGCTCAACCTTCTTGCAGGGAAAGCTCTTGCTACATTGTAGATTCACCGCCACTTTGTTCGTCGATGTTCCATATATGTTCTTTAACTTAAGGTCTTGGATTTGAACGTGTGACTCTCCCTGAAAAAATTAGTGAAACAcaacatttattttttctttcattgtaaaaagagaaaaaaatgatcTAAGTTTGTATCTTGCGTAAAGAGTTCACCTTCTTTTCACAAGGTGGGTGAGGACAATACTTCTGGTCGATGTTGATAGGGTTTCCAACGTTAATCATTTGAATATTCTCGTACACAAAGTTAGAAACTAAAATCTTTGAAGCTGAAGATTCCCAAGTCTTGATCCGAATACCATCGCTTGTGCCGTTAAAGACTATGTCTCTTACGGTTAAGCCATTAACATCcttctcttctttgtttttcCCTAAGCTTCCGACACTAATCCCATGTCCGGGACCACAATTGACATCAGAGATATCCATGTTGGTGGTTCCGGAAAGGATGGCTATACAGTCGTCTCCTGTACCAATGTGTGTCTTGGAGATGTTAATGTTGCTACAGAACCCGAACTTTAGCCCATCGGTGTTTGGGCTGTCACCGGGAGCTGTTATAGTGACGTCAGTGATGTTGAAGTGATGGACAGAGAAGAAGTTGAAGTGTCCCATTTTGCTGTTGAGTGATGTTATCCCATTGATTCTTGAGTTGTTCACGAATGCAAATCCCATGGTCTGTGAGAATAATCAAGTTTAGTAAGACACTAGTATACTAGAATATAAGATATAGACATATTATTATGTGGATATTGCCTCCTTCAAAACTATATATACTCGTTTTAGTGATGTTTTGTATCTAGATAgttaaatctataaatttaaggggtagtagaaaataatttaattgcATAATTTTCATTgtaaaatcatataataaaacaatGTGTAAAAGGATTAAGAAGTGGTACCATAGCTAGCTTAGGACAACTGGGATTTTTGTGGCAGTCATTTAGTGGCCAAGACTCTTTCCCTTGGCCGTCAAGTGTACCGGCACCCGAGATAATAAGATTGTTAATGTATCTGAACTGAATCCATGTGTCATTTTTAATATCCCTAGGGTTAGAAGGAGCCAATAAAGTTCCATCGATAGCGAATTCAATCTTATTTGTGCATGGTCCTACAAACTCTACACCACCGAGATAAAACGTTCCTTTCGGTACATAGATTTTACTATTACCACCTTTCCTTGTGCACGCGCTTTTCCATATGTTTGTGAACGCCTAATTTTGGAcaatttaaacaaaacaaaatcgataaaatgtttattttgtgtgtttctatatatattggttATGTACATACCTTGGTGTTATCAGTTTTTCCATCAGCTTTGGCACCATAGCGTTGGACGTTAAAAACCTTTGGCCTATTGGTCGGACGACTTGCAATGGCGACGACCAATGCAACTCATCTCCTTATTTTGTTTAGGGGTatattaaaataagaattttgtGTTATTAATAAATATCTTTACCACACAATGAAAAGTGTTTATCTACtgtattttcttatatagaGTTCATGTGTTTCCATGAACTGTTagtataaatctatttttaaacACAAGAACTTGATTCTTGTTGCTAATTAGTAATCATCGGCTAAAATTGGGCTGTTTCTTTTATATtcctttttgttaattatttatgGTTATGGAAACGTACATATATGGTTATCTGATTTATCTTTGCTCTctcatttaaaacaaaatcagaATTTTGGTGAAAGGCCGATTACATATTTACCGGTAATTAATTGTTTCGGTTaatgtttgtttttaaaataattttatctcctagatattatttgagaagtgatttatcatgtgtcatcaccacaataaTTTTGGAAAAACAAATGATGATATGACATATTAACAATGATGACATGAAAGCTAACTGTGACATGAATATTTACAttaatttaatgttaatttatatttttggtaagttttttaaaatttaataataaatcatagatcatcattaatataacaataaataatataatagtagaaatataaatctaataatatttctcagtttttgaaatattatttaattatatatatttgtaattatataatttttattactaaaataaatattccaaattttagtttcttttaaatatctataaattttagaaattttattatattttacgtTTTGATATTATATACTTAAACAAATTTCTCTTACTTTTAAAGAATTtggtttaataaattttaacccaagtaaatagattaaaatagattacaattttaaatatgtacatatattattaaataaaaaataattattttatcttaattttacatgtaattaaattaaaatttaaagttaaatattttaagcaaataataatatctaaaatttttaaaaatattataaatagaatttaaatttaaaacttttatttctggttttaactttaaaatccaaaatacaatattatataaaaattataattcaaaattttataatgaCAACATGAAACAAATtgtgtaaataaataaactaactTTACTTTAATTTCCTCTTTTTGTGAAAAAAGTATATGAACTGAATAGGTCCAAGGTATGGCCAATTGAGTAGtcacaaagaagaaaaaagatgtTCCTAGGCATACACCGCTACGATCAGACAAGAACCACAACACTATTTACCGTGTTCGAGAACCGAGACACGGAAGACTGATGCTTGCAAAATGGGAAAAGTGAATCATAAATTtggaaaaatttagaaaataatacaaaatttattgtgTGTAGTTCAAATTGTAAAGCAAATATAATTCATTTATTTGGATAATTTTTTGAAGTATTAATTTGAAaacttaaatttaattttttttacaaaaattctgGATCTTTAATGGTAAAACCTAAACTAAGTTCGGTTTGTATACAaactttaaaactaaaaataaaatttatcgaTAGTACcatttttttatagataattcGAGActgtaaaattgagtttttatCCGAATCAAATCTAGTTGATGGAGTTTAGCATGAAAATTGTCATTTGCGAACGAACAGAATCTAATCCTTACGAAGAAGCAGTTTTATAACCATTGGTTTTTCAATATTATGATTCGATATAAATAAGGATTAATAACAAGGACCCCACATATTcttcacaaaacaaaacaaaaacattttctcgacaaataataataaatgtttaccaaataattgaaaaaagtAGCTCGAGAGatagaggaggaggaagaaggcgAAAgtgaaagaagagaagaaaattaAGTCATTAGCTACTAAACAACTCTTTTCACAACGaaacaaggaaaaaaagaagaagaagaagaagaagatgagagctTTAGAAGAATCTAAGATCTCTATTGTTTTGTTGCTTCTATGCTTCTCAATCTTCGTCACTTTCAGTCTCCAGGTGAGAGTGTCTTTCTTCTCATCTCTTACCATTTCCCTTGTCTTATTGGATTTAGATCTTCTTTTCATTTGGATGTTTCTGATTTTACCTGAGAAATTGAACCTTGGTCTGTATAAAACCTAAGCTGGTTTCAAGTTTTGAACTTTATTTCACATTAAGAAAATGAGTATTTACCAGATTTTATATATTCTGGGCTCTGATTAGAATTAATGTGGATTTTTTTTAAGGCAAATGAGCTAACATCCCCCTCCTCTAAAGAAGAAGGAGAGGTGAGAATGGTGCCATTAATGGAGGAGAAGTTTATGGTAATGAATGAAACAAGAAGGAAGCTTGGGAGTTTCCAGATATGTTCAGTTTGCACTTGTTGTGGAGGTGCAAAAGGAGTTTGCCTGCCTTTGCCTTGTTGCTTCGCAATTAACTGCAATATCCCAAATAAACCCTTTGGTTATTGCTCCTTCACTCCCAAATCCTGCAATTGCTTTGGTTGCCATAGCTGAGATCTTTCCTTTTGTAAGCTTctaatttcttcttcttcttctctcttttttttcttggattcttcttttaaatcatgttttgatgttttgttcCAATTAATCCAGGGGCAGAGGAAGAATAAACCAGCATCTTGATTTCATATGCAAAGTGTGAAAGGGAAGAAAAAACAAAGGAATATGTGTTCTTGGTTtggttctttatttttattttttttgtttataattttattttcagtctTCTTTAAATTTCATTGCCTACTATCTTCAGCAACATCATCATCctcattaattaattaattatctttttGCATTGCCAttctgataaaaaaattagggtCTTTTATGGAAGATCTCACCCACACTTCAAGCTAgatttgtttttccttttctcttcaattaatTTCTATATCTGTTTTCTCCAATTTGTTTCCCATTTGTTAAGATTTGTACTTGTGCTCCTGTGgcatattttagtcatttttttgGTTAAGTTGGGGATTGGAAGAATATTAATATGACGATGATGGTGTTGATGGTGATGGTAGTGCTGTTGAAACTGCTAAGTTGAAGCCGTTGTGATGAGTGATATGTGGAATTATTAAGAAGGATCAAGTTTAGTTCTCTGTTCTGAGCTTATAAGATCTAAGTGCTTGTTTTAGTACTTTTGTTTATTAAAAGATGAAACAAAGTATCTTTTACgttaaaaacaattattcatCTTCAAGTGCAGGGACTAAACACCTTattaatatctttgaatatgtttatttattgaGTGCAAAGAGacatattttaaatgtaagAGATGTTTGAATCAAATGTTTGTTCCTACTTCAtgccgtctctctctctctctctctctctctctctctctctctctctctctctctctctctctctcttctcttgttATGCATTTTTTAATCGGCAAGATCTGAAAATTAATTACTAATTGTTCATTATTACTCAGTATTTCCCACATGACACATCAAAAGCTGTCTTATTGAAACTGTTGACAATATAATTTCCCCCCTTGATTTGGCTTTTAAGATTTGTACATTTTAAGAACCTGCCAATCTAATAAGTATTTCGAACACATTGTTAATAATATTGAATAAGTAAATGAAAATCACATCCAGTTCATCAGTTAAATGAAAATCACATCCAGTTCATCAGTGTATCAATAATGTTTGTAATGTATATAGATATACAGTATATTCAATCATTTATTGGTTTGGTCAAAGTTGAGTGTTTATTAAATACATTCGGTGGCGTATTAAATAGCTAGAGCTAACTTGGTGAACCTCTATGTGTTCTCATGATATGTCAAAACCGAATAGACCACATAGATCGCTTTCTTCAACTTTAATAGCCAACCTGTTTTAATATCTGTAATACAAATATATCTCCAAGAAATAATAAGACAAATCTGTTTATTATACATATGCTGTAAACACTAAAACACCAACAACAGTTCACATAAGTAATGAATGAGAAGATAAAAATTAGAGCTCCTTTATTTTTGCTTATTGGAGCTCTCTGCTACTAAATTCAATAGTACACAAATTTGACAAACACACCCAAAACTGTGTCCCTTTTGATTTGTGTAGTAGTCTTAGCTTTGATGTTCATTACCAAAACCTCCTTCGTAAGAACGATTCGAAGGAACAAAGGCAGAAGGCTGTTTAGTAACAGCAGCTAAGATCTCTCCATAGCCCACTACTCCAACAAgaatatcatcatcatctgaatCAGCCTCTGTAACCCAAACATGCGTGGCTCTATGAGACAGCATCTGAGCCATAACAGCAGCCAACGAGCTCGTTGTTTTGCAAGTTAACGGCGCACTTCTCCCCCTGTACATGCTCCTACCGATGCTCAGTCTCGTCGGGCTTGTCGGATTAAAACCGATGCTCCTGCTGCTGAATTTCTTGGCTTTTGTTGCAGCTGTTCCGTTCtgctctcctcctcctcctcctccgacaAATGAAGTCTGGAGGAAGTCGCTGAACGATCTTGACGACATGTTGTCCTCAACTCCCATCACAAACTGTCCTGCGTAGAGATTAGCTAGAGCCCAAGCTGCAGCTAGATAATCACATTTCCAGAGCTTTGAAGCTGAGATTTCTCCTATGATCTTGAACTGTTTCTCGTCGTGTTCGGTTTGTTCCAACACGGCGATGGCGCTAGGATCACACGGTGGCCTTTTGGTGGCTTCAATGGCTGGCAAAGAGGCTTCGATGAAGTTGTAGTTTACATTGATGATTCCGAGAGAAGAGATTGATGTGAGTGGCAGAGGAGCTAATGCTCCAAGGACACCTATGAGGAAGCGGATCACGTCTTCCCTTGAGAGACAGCAAAACTTGTCCCGGCTTGAGGCCTTGGAAGTAGCGGGCCTGTTGGAGTCAGCGGAGAGACCGCTGCTGCTGCTAGAGTTTTCGCTGTTCTTCAGCCATTTTCCGTTGTAGAGAATGGAGAATCTCTTGCTCATACCTCTCCAGACAACGCTTTTCGGAACTAGAAGTCGCCTCACTCCTTGTTTCATCATCTCCAAAGCATCTATCAATCTTGATTACAATGGATACAATAAAAATTAGCATCATACTAAACATTTGATCTTGTTGACCCACATTAAATTGTAGCACAAGAGGCTAATATGAGACAACTCAAAAGCTTCTGCATGCTCAAGTAAACGTGGCTGATCCACCTAACCAATACACACAAGAAAGGATGAAcaaggatgcaaatatgcagGAAACACTCTATCTTCGATAGGTTTACAGAACTATTCACTGTTGTGTCTACTTATAGAAGATCAAACAAATGGGCAGCAGATAGATGTAACCTGCACAAGTCATTACAACTTTGTGACCCTTTCAAGTGGAAAAAATGAGATGTTTAACAAGTAAACTGCAATCAACCCCATAGACACTATATCTGAACTGCAAATGAGGATGATGACTTTATACGGCGTCTTAACAATTGATATGCATCTTCCAGCTCCTACAGACACTTAAAATTGTCAGAGAGACACTTAAAACTCTCATTTACGCTTATACAATCCATGCTCCCTATAATATTCCAAATAGCTTTCCAGCTAAAAGCAGTTAAAGTTTATTATGTTAAAggatgaaaaaaaaagttattatgtCACTGATGCAGGTGATTATTGTCAAACAACAATTCTGTTTGTAGTAGGTGAGGATGATAAAGAAGAGAATGATAAGTAAAAGCTTTTTTATTGTAGTTAAA belongs to Brassica rapa cultivar Chiifu-401-42 chromosome A07, CAAS_Brap_v3.01, whole genome shotgun sequence and includes:
- the LOC103831049 gene encoding acyl carrier protein 2, mitochondrial, with product MAARNALLRYLRVNVNPSPALPSSFALLRLFSEEVRGSFLDKSDVTDRVISVVKNFQRVDPSKVTPKAHFINDLGLDSLDNVEVVMALEEEFGFEIPDNDADKIQSVDLAVDFIASHPQAT
- the LOC103831485 gene encoding exopolygalacturonase — translated: METHELYIRKYIALVVAIASRPTNRPKVFNVQRYGAKADGKTDNTKAFTNIWKSACTRKGGNSKIYVPKGTFYLGGVEFVGPCTNKIEFAIDGTLLAPSNPRDIKNDTWIQFRYINNLIISGAGTLDGQGKESWPLNDCHKNPSCPKLAMTMGFAFVNNSRINGITSLNSKMGHFNFFSVHHFNITDVTITAPGDSPNTDGLKFGFCSNINISKTHIGTGDDCIAILSGTTNMDISDVNCGPGHGISVGSLGKNKEEKDVNGLTVRDIVFNGTSDGIRIKTWESSASKILVSNFVYENIQMINVGNPINIDQKYCPHPPCEKKGESHVQIQDLKLKNIYGTSTNKVAVNLQCSKSFPCKKVELIDINLEHKGVEGGPSTAVCKNVDGSARGKMVPQHCLN
- the LOC103831050 gene encoding uncharacterized protein LOC103831050, which translates into the protein MRALEESKISIVLLLLCFSIFVTFSLQANELTSPSSKEEGEVRMVPLMEEKFMVMNETRRKLGSFQICSVCTCCGGAKGVCLPLPCCFAINCNIPNKPFGYCSFTPKSCNCFGCHS
- the LOC103831051 gene encoding CBS domain-containing protein CBSX6, with translation MASVFLYHVVGDLTVGKPEMVEFYETETVESAIRAIGESTECGIPVWRKRSSAALPPGLVENSEMRQQRFVGILSSLDIVAFLAKSECLQEDKAMKIPVSQVISPNNTLLKQVDPGTRLIDALEMMKQGVRRLLVPKSVVWRGMSKRFSILYNGKWLKNSENSSSSSGLSADSNRPATSKASSRDKFCCLSREDVIRFLIGVLGALAPLPLTSISSLGIINVNYNFIEASLPAIEATKRPPCDPSAIAVLEQTEHDEKQFKIIGEISASKLWKCDYLAAAWALANLYAGQFVMGVEDNMSSRSFSDFLQTSFVGGGGGGEQNGTAATKAKKFSSRSIGFNPTSPTRLSIGRSMYRGRSAPLTCKTTSSLAAVMAQMLSHRATHVWVTEADSDDDDILVGVVGYGEILAAVTKQPSAFVPSNRSYEGGFGNEHQS